One stretch of Armigeres subalbatus isolate Guangzhou_Male chromosome 2, GZ_Asu_2, whole genome shotgun sequence DNA includes these proteins:
- the LOC134215600 gene encoding kinetochore protein NDC80 homolog: MSTKKHRTTMPRRTEDFDFPAPQSSVKKPPAQRMSRIAQPVRKASKSNLGLNENRRSASNDRLSAHSTGIVQQTPATARKMRSHSVTPASRTPLKSNENFPIPSTVEKDKPPLENREWMMAQCERICDYLETIPDLPQEFVERRNLRTMSTKQFLVIMNHLFRQIGGSRYKLGTNFIDDIMKTMAELEYPYTVNKSMLKTPNVPHSINHIITMIGWLVQLAPPVSHEISPLKHDVDLIEEFPNCEFQNFFLDKAQDGFSVWNLQKMDEYEAVVEALTDKLVEARTNGLNQHQVQERISHLEQEFQSLRNSTMQQCREQSMDAFVENIQDQQQLKKKLHEEVKAIQKQANKIEEEYYLRQEDYYAREKKIEELKQQIETQQVDASERDEIINSISANKNLLIAKRLAVSTLEQSSYDQQIAVSRLIKQKYNVISNLNTNLHRMANNLKPLISFEVPMLDLKTENYATLYDDLQTMKVQTEQVLSKQAAIYSQLTEQQCALEHQLSDLQMRNTTIDQSLQETVFRFEQLKKQREELIGELNAISAENNQASQRKDDERLQKCREIDQLQEQCERNRKAIGMLTVEKQKLMAQNLEECHQILMEKKRMQKDVTEKIEAMEAVIVDIERVLGPLG, from the exons ATGTCTACCAAAAAACATAGGACCACAATGCCTCGGCGGacggaagattttgattttcctgCTCCGCAATCATCGGTGAAAAAACCGCCCGCCCAACG GATGAGTCGCATCGCCCAACCCGTACGAAAAGCTTCGAAATCCAATCTTGGTTTAAATGAAAATCGTCGCTCTGCTTCCAATGACCGTCTCAGTGCCCATTCAACTGGCATAGTTCAGCAAACTCCAGCAACTGCTAGAAAAATGCGGAGCCACAGTGTGACTCCGGCAAGTCGAACACCCCTCAAAAGCAATGAGAATTTTCCAATTCCGTCGACAGTCGAAAAGGACAAGCCCCCATTGGAGAACCGAGAATGGATGATGGCACAATGTGAGAGAATTTGTGACTATCTGGAAACGATACCCGATCTACCCCAGGAATTTGTGGAGCGACGAAATTTGAGAACAATGTCCACAAAACAGTTCCTGGTGATTATGAACCACCTGTTTCGGCAAATCGGAGGCAGTCGATACAAATTGGGCACCAATTTTATCGACGACATCATGAAGACGATGGCCGAGCTGGAGTATCCGTATACGGTTAACAAATCGATGCTGAAAACTCCGAACGTACCGCACTCGATAAATCACATCATCACAATGATCGGGTGGCTGGTCCAATTGGCACCACCAGTCAGTCACGAG ATTTCACCCCTTAAACATGACGTAGACCTGATAGAAGAGTTCCCAAATTGCGAATTCCAGAATTTTTTTCTTGATAAGGCCCAAGATGGCTTCAGCGTGTGGAATTTACAGAAAATGGACGAGTACGAAGCAGTCGTGGAAGCTCTCACTGATAAACTGGTGGAAGCACGAACCAATGGGTTGAACCAGCATCAAGTTCAAGAACGGATCAGTCATCTCGAACAAGAATTTCAGAGTTTGCGTAACAGCACTATGCAGCAATGCCGTGAGCAAAGTATGGATGCATTTGTCGAGAACATCCAGGACCAGCAACAACTGAAAAAGAAGCTTCATGAGGAAGTTAAAGCTATCCAAAAACAAGCTAACAAGATTGAAGAGGAGTACTATCTCAGGCAGGAAGATTATTACGCCAGAGAAAAGAAAATAGAAGAATTGAAGCAGCAAATCGAAACCCAGCAGGTTGATGCCTCTGAAAGAGACGAAATCATAAATTCGATATCAGCAAATAAGAATCTGCTAATAGCAAAAAGACTTGCAGTTAGTACATTGGAACAATCTTCGTATGACCAACAAATTGCTGTGTCTCgccttataaaacaaaaatacaacGTAATTTCCAATCTCAATACGAATCTGCATCGAATGGCGAATAACCTGAAGCCACTGATAAGCTTCGAAGTTCCTATGCTAGATTTGAAAACCGAGAACTATGCCACACTATATGATGATCTTCAAACTATGAAAGTTCAGACCGAGCAAGTATTATCCAAACAGGCTGCAATATATTCCCAGTTGACCGAACAGCAATGTGCACTGGAGCATCAGTTATCCGATTTGCAAATGCGCAATACCACCATAGACCAGTCTCTCCAGGAAACTGTGTTTCGCTTCGAACAGCTTAAAAAGCAACGTGAAGAACTGATCGGAGAATTGAACGCTATTTCCGCCGAAAACAATCAGGCCAGTCAGCGGAAAGACGATGAGCGGCTTCAAAAGTGTAGAGAAATAGACCAGCTCCAGGAACAGTGTGAGCGGAATAGAAAAGCGATTGGGATGTTGACGGTGGAGAAACAGAAACTGATGGcacaaaatttggaagagtgTCATCAAATTTTGATGGAGAAGAAGCGAATGCAGAAAGACGTAACCGAGAAGATCGAAGCGATGGAAGCCGTGATTGTGGACATTGAACGTGTGTTGGGTCCATTAGGGTAA